The genomic segment TAACCCTAAGTCTTAAGGGAGAAAGTCTTAAGACAAAACAGACACAGGGCAAAATGTGGCTTTAGTTGTCCTGGACTGAACTGTAACTGTACTGGGGGTGTCGGCAGTTGCCTAGGGGATTGCCAAGTTCGCTCCCTGGAATGAACACAGATCTGAACCACCAGGAAAAACTAGAGGCCAGGCTAGAGAGAACAGTAGTCAGTTACACACTGGGGATGGGAGAAACCTGAGGCCAGATGCTCCCTTAGTGATGCTGCGTGGGTATTTTACAGGCCCTGGGTCCTCATCCATCCTCGATGGATCCtaatgcctgccttcctgcctttctcctccCAGAGTGTCTGGGAACAAGGGGCCACCATCAGGACACTTGCTGTAAGCCAGCTTTAGAGTCATGAATAAACGGGGTCTGCATCCCCATACAGAAAGGGCACACAGGAAAGGACCTGTGTGGCTCACAgtccttccctgcctctggcttgcAGAAGGCCACCAGCATGCTGTCCTCAGGAAGACCTCCAGGACTCCCCTCCTTGAGAAGGCCCCTCAACACTCCCCTCAGTGACTACACAGGGAAGGCCTGAGCAATCAAGCTGTGACCCAACACTGCCAACCTCTGCCACACTGTCACCACAGGCACCGGGCCCCAACTTGTCCCGTTAGCCAACAGCACCTGTGAGGCTTACAGTTTACTTCTTGACAGCCAGGGGTTGTCCTGAAATGGAAGACCAGGAAATCCCTCCGGCTTCCCACTCTGCAGTCCGTCACCGACACCCACTCCTTCCCACTGATGTCTGTTCACAGAGACTGCATGTCTGTCCATGGCTCCTCACTGCCTAGAAGCCACCTCTGCTCCCTGTGCTGGGCTGGGAACATGGAGAAGCTGGTCACAGTTCACTGGTATAAGGGAAGCAGGGGAAGAAACACTAAACATGTCACCGTTTAATAGAAACCGTCCAAAGCCTGCAAATGATTTCACAGAAAAGTCTGTTTATTCCAACCTCAGTAGAAATGCAGCCGGTACGCCCTCCATAGGAGGGAATCACGTGATCCCGGGAGATCAGGAAAAGGGGGCTAGTAAACTACTCAGGATCTCAGCAGAGGCCTGGAGAATCCTCAGCTCTTCCATCCGCAAAGCTTCCACCAAAGCGAGCTGACTTATCAGCGACACTTTCCCTTCCTTCATGTCAGAAACctgcaagttatttttaaatttttaataaaatagaaatgtattaTAAGATTTACCATGTAAACTGCTTTGAGGCAGTCAGTAGCCGTAGGGCTactccctgcctccacccctaccccacgTAGGGGAACCACCCTACCCCAGCCCCATGTGGAATAatcaccccatcccacccccatgtGGGATAAGCACGGCTACAATTCACTCCAGATTACTTGTGCAGTCCAAACTCTCTAAGGATGAATGTGTGAGCCAGCTGCCACCCCCACACACAAGCCCTGGGAATTGCCGGCTCTGGGGAATCTGTGTGGACAACACCtgtccttttatatttttattttcacagcataaaagtacattaaaattttaattctaacAATCACATATCTTATAAATgatttataattaaaacaaaaaaattataaaattaaaacacacatagaaaaaatacttgaaatgCTATATTACTAAGAAACCAGGCAATGACTTCTATCTACTAAAGCATGAGGCAAAAACTAAGAATCAACCCAAGTACCCAGTgatgaatgaacaaagaaaatattaatgtatTCACACATGGGTACAGTCCGAAACAGAACCAAGGGCTGGTGACGGAGCTCGGGTTTGGAGCATGTGCCTAGGTGTCAGGCCCTGGGTTTCGATCCCAATGTCACAAAAAAGGGATGGGGAGCAGGAGACCCTATTTGTGACATCAGGAACAAGCCAGGAGGACACAaagttaagtgaaataaaccagagcCTCCGTGTTCTTTCTGTCGACTGCAGAAAGAACGGTGGACACCACGTGAATGGAGGCGAGCTTAGCCAGGAGAAGAGAGCTCTCTGGACAGCAGCATGTGACCACAATTAGAAACAAGACACACAGTGTACACCAAACATGCTGTAAGAACCCTCAGCATAAAAAAGCGAGGTGGGTAATGCTGTTCTTGGCGAAGCAATTCCACaaggtgtgcatgtatgtatcaaAGCATCACTGTGTGTCATACACTATATATAACGCTTGCAGTGGGGTGTGCTGGCCACGCACGCACACGCAGCGGCCAGTGGGGTGTGCTGGCCACGCATGCACACGCAGCGGCCAGTGGGGTGTGCTGAGCCCCTGTTTCTCGTGCTGCCCTCTACTGCTTTAATCGAGGTCTCTCACTTAACCTGGAACTCCCCTCTTGGATAGGCAGGAACAGTGAGCCTTCATAACTGTCCTGGTTCCACCTAACTCCATCGGTCTCTGTCTATCCCCAACCCCAGGCACAGCACACAGGCTGCCATCCCAGCTTGTACGtcagtgctgggatctgaactcgggtGCTCACACTTGCACAGCGTATCACCATCTCCCCGGCACCACTTAcctaacttttaaaatgtcaatctGTTAACACAGTCACATAGAGATTATAAAACATTAGCTCACTGGAGATTCTCAAGACCTCCCTAACAGCATGCATGGTAAGTAGCACAGGACTGAGATCGTGTGCCCAGCAGCATCAGGAAGCACACCTTGTGCAGCACAGCATGCGTCTCCTCGATGAAATCAGAGCATAGTTTCTGGGCCACACCCAAACTCATCTTCTCATTTGTATCGGAGATTACTTCACCAAGGAGCACCTTCTTCCAGCATGCACTAGAACCGAAATGTTCAGTAAGTTCCTCTCAGCAGGTCCCCAGGTTACCTGAGAGAGCACTCACTCTGCAACACGACACACAGCATGTCCCTGTTCTGCCTGAGCACAGTGAAGCTCGTCTCCTAACCCTATGACATCATTCAGCTCCTGAGTGGAAGCCACcagcacagaggaagaaagaggagccAACAGTGAATGAGGGCCAGCTACTCTGCTCCTTGCCAGCAGTGACTGGATCTACTTTCATGGCAATCCTGGGTCTGGTGTACAAATAACTGGAGCCACACCCACCAGCTACAGGGGcacaagaggcagagaaacacaGAACAGGAAGGCCAGGCTCTGGCAAACAGCCAGAAGACTCAGCAGCTGAGGCACTGTATGCCTTTAAGGGAAAGTTTTTCCTAAAAGGTGACAACCAAGAACACAGCTCACTGCCAAATGCCCTCCAAATGGCAGAGTCTGCAGCCATGCCATTCTCTACACCCAGGTGAGTCACTTATGCTGCCTTGGCTTGCAGAGGTGAAAGCTTTGCGAGAAGATGAAGCCAGTGTTCTGCAGTCAAAAGACCACAGGACTGTCAAGTCAGCAACCAGGAGCCAAAGGTTTCAAAGCTAGAAGGGGGTCAATGCTAAGTCCCTCTACTTGGAAGAAGGGTGAAGGAGCCACTGGAAGCAGGAAATCTGGGTGTGCATGGAAGTGGCTTAGAAGAGGGAGGTCAGACGGCTGCCAAATATGCAAATCCAGAGtatacaggcagacagacagtccCAACAGGACACCTCAGGTAATAGGGGAACATCCGCTTCAAAGCTGATAGCTCAAAAGTCAGGATGTGACGTAATACACAAGAAAGCCAAGGGTTACACTGTACTTGAGTGTGTCATCTAGAATGAATATCTAATTTAATCTTCATAATTCCCTACAAATAAATCACGCCATTccattcaaagaaaacaaaactgggaAAATAAAGGTCTTAGTCACAAGGCAAAGCAGAGAGGCAAAGGTGGCCATACACACCCATCAGCCAGAACCCGCCATGTCACTCACATCAGTGAACCTAAGGGAAAACTACTCTGGGGTGACCTCtgcaagcactggctgctttagCCCGAAAAGGATGCGCACACACCTCGTTCCCACAGGGTCCACACGGAGCAAGTGAACAGTGAATGACTGTtcaaagggaagagggaggaggaagacaagaacCCGAGGAGCCACGCCATTCCTACCCTCATGCTGTGCGCCAGGCTGACCACAGACAGTCCTGGGCTCTCTAGGGAACAACACAAGGAGGGAGGCACACTATGCTATTCTGTCATgggcaattattttttaaaaaactaattccCATGTAAGTGACCCTGCCTGGTGCAAATCTGTGCTGTCCAAGAGTCAACTATATTTCTGGTATTAAGACCAGGGAGAAACTTTCCAGAGGCAACGGTGAGAAATGCTTGTACAGACAGCAGGCATCACAAGTCAGCGCCGTGCTGAGATGGTTCATCCGCCCACTGGACACTTGCCCAGCATACGAGCAGCAGCAAGGTAGAAGCTGTGTTCTAACCAATCCTGGGCCTGGAGGAGCCCCTGTGCTGACCAGAGCACAGCCATGCAGGCTGACAGGCAGCTCTGGGACGTGACTGGCAGCCCTAACCCCTTAGAAAGGTTAAGGAGCCTGAGCAAGACGAACGTCTACACTGGGGTTCTTCTACCCCACTCCTCTCACAGAGAAGGCCTTCAGCAGGGCTGGTTAGGACACGGTAGGACAGGGCGTGGTTAGGGGTTTGCTTACCACAGGAAATGCCCACCCACTCACGGGTGTACCTCTGGACAGTGCTCAGTGCTGACAGTACTCACTCAGAACAGTATGCACAGATCACCAGGGGGAAACCTGGACAGAGTGGCAAGTTCTCAGAGCCATGAACTCTGGAAGGCTAAGGCCACTCAAAGCAGCAGGGCACAGTCCGCTCCTTCCCTTTAAATGCCAGCCTCCCAAACCCCTTCAATTTTACCAAGAAGCAGACACAGCTTGTATATAATGGGGGAAACTTACAAGTGCTCGGCTTCCAGACACAACAACTTGAGAGCCGTGAGCAACCTCCAAGATGGTCCATCCCATCCAAACGTCAAATTTCTACAGGAGCAAAGCAGGCAACACCAATGTGTCATTTAGAAATGACTCCATGCAAACAACTAAGGAACCTAGCAGTGGCTTTGAACAGGTACATTGTTAGGTCACCTCTACACAGGGGCAAGAAAATCAGGCTGCGGCTACTATGAATGAAGCTGGGTTAACAACAGTCTCTGTGTGGTCCATTCCACACAAGTGGAATCTGCTCTGACTATTCTGGGCTATGGTACTAgttgatgtcaacttgacacaagaaaGAGTCACGggaaaggagggagcctcagcGGAGGAAAGGCCTCCCTAAGATCCAGCTGCAGAGCTTTTCTTCATTAATGAAcaatgggggagggtccagcccactgtgggtggagtcatccctgggcaggtggtcctcctttccaaaagaaagcaggctgagcaagccatgaggagcaaaccagtaagcagcacccctccatggcctctgatcagctcctgctccaggctcccaccctgcttgagttcctgtcctcactgtgatgtggaagtgtaagccgaataaactctttcctcccagacttgcttttggtcatggttttttatcacagcactagtaaccctaagacaaggTTAAAAGCCATTTCCAATCAAGTTCAGCAAGACATTGAACTTGGTTTAGGGGACAACAGCGAGAGGCCTGGTAACTACATCACACATTTACAGTGAGATGAACTTGGAGAGGACTAGTTATCCCAGAGAGCAAACACAGCCACTGTCACTATATACACAAAACCTGACTTTATCCAGAGAAGACGACGTGAAAGGGTAAGTGTGGGAATCTGGTGTGGCTCGCTGCCCCTGATGTGTACCCTAATGCAGCTGATGGGTTCTGCTAAATATCAGCACAGCCTATGACAGCCTATGACAGCGCAGCACCACCCCAGCTGACCCCGGCCTAGACCATACACACGACTGTTCCAAGCTTGACTCTCACATTCCCAAGCTAGTGTCTTCCAACCTGTGAGTGTCTAGAACAACAAGCACAACTTTACTACAGTCTAAGAGCTTAACAAATACCCACCCATCAGCaatacagaggcaggagaatcacaccTACAGAAACCAGAGCCAGGAGTAGTCCCATGGAAATTTCCTAAAGGGATAATTTCCAGACAGAAAAACACTTACCCTGTAAAGCCATGATCCTTCAAAATGGCTATCTTCTTGTGGACCTGCTTCTCTGCTGGTGGGAGGTACTTAACCAGCCTCTCTACATTGAGGAGAGAAAACCATCAGATATTCAGGATGTAATCCAGATAAAGCACATGCCCCCTCTCCTTCAGCTCTCTTTCCCTCACATTAGCCATCCAGGACAACAAGACTGTCTCCTAATTCACACCAAATGTCCTCTCTTGGGCAACTCACTGAGATCTCAGGTCCCTGAAAAGCTGTGAGCTTTCCAAAGCAGGCTCTGCCTGAGAAAAGTGACTGTTGTCTATGAGGGCTCTTCCCATTACAATAGGAAATAACTGTTATCGGGCAGTCCCACCTCCTGAGACAGGAACGCAGGCGTGAGGATTTTGGGAGGACACAAAGCCATACTCCAGGAGCAGCCGATGGTTATCATGGGGGCCGTAGCAGATGAACACCTCCTGGTGCTTCCTACAGCGTGAGGCTGTTCTAATCTCATAGCACCTGGTCTTCTCATTGAATGCTGCTTTTACCTACAGGGGAAGGGTATAAGATTCCTCTTTTTAACACAGGTCTAAAAGGCTCACCAAGTCACCATGGTAACCTCAGTCTGAGGCAGTGTGATGTGCTTGCAATGAGTATCTCACGGACAGACAGAGAACAGGCTGCACTTCAGCCTGTTCCCTCCTTCATCTCGCCTTTATCCAGGTGAGGGAGGAACTTCAGTCACGGGTTCTGAAAATGGCCAAGCGTGACATCTGACAGGAGTTGACCTGTCACAAACAGCCTAAGGGAAGAAACTATGGCAGTAGGAAGACCCACTAGTTGTCAGCAGCTGCAAAGGCTTCACCAACTGTGTGGCCTTGATCAGGGGTTTTTTTATGTGTTTAGTCTTTTAAGGCAATAAAGGTCTGTTGTAGCTCAGGACCCTCAGGCTCCCACCAACTATGGCTGTGGTTTTCTATGGTCATCTATAAAATCACTCAGCTACAAACGTTCacaaacacagcaataaaatctaaGTGAGGCTGCTAGGGACTGAGTCCCTCTGTCCAGCCTCAGCCTTCTATGCACCCAATGTCACTGCCTGGGTCAGTGAAAGGCAGCACTCAGCACAGGGGCTGTAGGCCTGGAGGGCAGCGCAGTGCAGACGCACAGCAGAGGGGAGCATGGAGGCCAGTGGCCCGGCACATCTATCTGAAGCAGGTTACACCTCCACAACCATGCCGTCCTTGACTCAGAACCGTTGTCTCTACGTGGCGGGGATTCTGTAACAACAGGATTCCATGCCAGCCTCTCACCTGGACATGTGGGCTGTGATTCAGCAGATCCAGGAACGGAGCAAGTGCACACGTGTCTGGCTCTGCGGAAAGGCACTCCTGCCTCCTGGACCTCAGGTACACAGCTCTGGTGTTCACTGTGCACCAGGCCCACAGGAAGGCGCGGTAGCTGAAAACGCTGTCCACAGACTCTGCAAACAGAGGCTGCAGGGTAGAGAAGAAACCTCTGGAGGAGGCAAACAGGTCCTGCACTCGGGCTCGCTGCTCTTCCGCCTTCACCTTTAAAGGTCCAGGAAGAAGATCTATCACTTCTGGCTCCAAACACACCGGGCAGGTGTATGACTTGGGCAAAATGTTCAGGTAAGACTTCCAGAGGGACTGACTGCCTGCGTGCTTTTCTGAGACTAAAAACGTACACAAGGCCAGCACAGGAGACACAGGAGGCTTCCACCTTGTAAAATGAGAAGACAAATCGGAGGAATTAAAATGTGGACTCCAACAGTGTAATTTGCCTCAGAGGGGCTGTGTTCGAGCTGGCAACTGTCCACCCAAGACACAGGCATCTTCCCAAGGGTTTTGCCTCTCCAGAGCAGCCACTTCTATGGTTAGTCAGTGAGATTCActttggtttaaaaaacaaacaaacaaacaaacaaacaaacaacttgttTCCAGCCCGGTTCTAGCTTCTGGGGTTTACTAAACAGTGCCACCGAGACAGAACTGTGGGGTCCTCACGCCTCTGTTCCTCTAATACAAACTATGCAGTTGCCGAATAATGACTCAGTTCAGTCCCGATGGCACAGAGACTCAGGAACATTACTCTCTACAGCCCCAATTCCCGAGTTACCACACACTCACTGTACCAGCAATCTGAGTGACTCAGAGAATAAGGACCAGAGCATCCTCACCTCTGCAAAGGCACACAGAAGGTGGGGGGTGTCATAGAGAGCCAGGGAACGGCGTAGCCACTTGGGTTAAGGATCAGCACCATCTTTGAACCCAATGTAGAAACAATTTCTGCTGAGACTCTCCCTCACTCTGTCCTCAGGGATGCTCCAAAATCAAGGCTCACCACCTTGTGCCCAGAGCATGGCTCTCAGCCTACAGCACCTGCCCTCCTCCATTCCTACCCAAAGCTCTTCCTAACGTCAAATCCGCTCAAAGTTGAAGAAGCCACGCTGGTATAATACGGTGAACCTGGGACAGTGAACTAGCATCTGCCAGGCTTTCTAGGGTAGAAGGAAACAGTCACACTGTTGTCATGGACACCATCCCATTCCACACTTACTTTCTAGTAAATAGAGGACAGGGTTCACACCACATCCCAGGCAGCCTAGAAAACCTTAGAAATACAGTTCACACGGAACTAAGAACAAACTTGGAAGAGGATAAACTTTCAATCATACTAAGTATGTCTTGGCTAGCCAAGAGCTGGGTCCTCACGCCCTGTGCTGCAGATGGCACGACACTGACAGGCACCAGGTACAAAGTGTGGTCACTTACTTCTTAATGTAGGGCCCTATGGAGCTTCGAATCACAGTGTCCGTGGTGAGCAGACAGCTCTCAGGCAGTGAGATAATCACCTGGCCCTCCTTGCCAAAGAGAAAGTAGAGTTTAGGACACCTCAGCTTTGCAAATGACCTGAGACTAAGGTCTGTAAGCACCGAATCCCATCATTATACACCAAGAGCCCCGGAGTGCAGACAGTGCAGTTCTGGCTAGCAACTCTTCAGAGAGAAGCACAGACTGTACTAGGGCCACTCATGTGATAGATTTCAATCAAGAATCTGTGGAAGTAAAACCTCTGCTTTACCAGGACAATCAATGATGATTAGCATGGGCTTAAAGGTTAGCTCTGATAGCACAAGACCAGCATCATGGAGATAAAATCTTCTGGGGGCACTTCCtcggggtcagcacacagaagctgggtCCAGTGGGGTGCACTCCCTaggggtcagcacacagaagctggggTCCAGTGGGGGGCGCTCCCacggggtcagcacacagaagctggggTCCAGTGGGGGGCGCTCCCacggggtcagcacacagaagctggggTCCAGTGGGGGGCGCTCCCtcggggtcagcacacagaagctggggTCCAGTGGGGGGCGCTCCCtcggggtcagcacacagaagctggggTCCAGTGGGGGGCGCTCCCtcggggtcagcacacagaagctgggtCCAGTGGGGTGCACTCCCtcggggtcagcacacagaagctggggTCCAGTGGGGGGCACTCCCacggggtcagcacacagaagctggggTCCAGTGGGGGGCGCTCCCatggggtcagcacacagaagctggggTCCAGTGGGGGGCGCTCCCtcggggtcagcacacagaagctggggTCCAGTGGGGGGCGCTCCCttggggtcagcacacagaagctggggTCCAGTGGGGGGCGCTCCCtcggggtcagcacacagaagctggggTCCAGTGGGGGGCGCTCCCtcgggtcagcacacagaagctggggTCCAGTGGGGGGCGCTCCCacggggtcagcacacagaagctggggTCCAGTGGGGGGCGCTCCCtcggggtcagcacacagaagctggggTCCAGTGGGGGGCGCTCCCtcgggtcagcacacagaagctggggTCCAGTGGGGGGCACTCCCacggggtcagcacacagaagctggggTCCAGTGGGGGGCGCTCCCtcggggtcagcacacagaagctggggTCCAGTGGGGGGCGCTCCCtcggggtcagcacacagaagctggggTCCAGTGGGGGGCGCTCCCtcggggtcagcacacagaagctggggTCCAGTGGGGGGCGCTCCCtcgggtcagcacacagaagctggggTCCAGTGGGGGGCACTCCCAacggggtcagcacacagaagctggggTCCAGTGGGGGCCGCTCCCtcggggtcagcacacagaagctggggTCCAGTGGGGGTGCTCCCttggggtcagcacacagaagctggggTCCAGTGGGGGGCGCTCCCtcgggtcagcacacagaagctggggTCCAGTGGGGAAACCAAGGCTGCACCTCAAGATGACAGCAGAACACAGTAAACAATATGTAAGTGTCtgaaggcatgaagggatcaTGAAGAACAGCGAAGCTTGGCACTGAGACCCAggagaggccactggtgaaggtgcagcctctgTTGCAACGGAAATGCCAGGACTGAAGAGCCATGAAGAGAAACTGAGGTTTGGCAATGTCAGAGGCCAGGggaggccactggtgaaggtgcagcctcaacTGTGGAGGAGATGCCAGGCCCATGAGCTGACCACGAAGGACAGCAGCAGGAGTAGAGCAGAGCTGGCCTCTGCCTACAGGGCAAGCTGTGTGTGTTATGGATGGCAGGGCCCAGAAGATCTGGAGTGAGCCCCAGGTGCCAGACAAGAAGCTACAGAATAGGAGGCGCAGTGCAGGACTCAGGTTTTGATTAAGCATGATGTG from the Arvicanthis niloticus isolate mArvNil1 chromosome 12, mArvNil1.pat.X, whole genome shotgun sequence genome contains:
- the Setd4 gene encoding SET domain-containing protein 4 isoform X5; protein product: MQRRRGRTERVRRQRRSSGSRGVNESYRSEFIELRKWLKERKFEDTGLVPASFPGTGRGLMSKASLQEGQVIISLPESCLLTTDTVIRSSIGPYIKKWKPPVSPVLALCTFLVSEKHAGSQSLWKSYLNILPKSYTCPVCLEPEVIDLLPGPLKVKAEEQRARVQDLFASSRGFFSTLQPLFAESVDSVFSYRAFLWAWCTVNTRAVYLRSRRQECLSAEPDTCALAPFLDLLNHSPHVQVKAAFNEKTRCYEIRTASRCRKHQEVFICYGPHDNHRLLLEYGFVSSQNPHACVPVSGERLVKYLPPAEKQVHKKIAILKDHGFTGFLT
- the Setd4 gene encoding SET domain-containing protein 4 isoform X3 encodes the protein MSKASLQEGQVIISLPESCLLTTDTVIRSSIGPYIKKWKPPVSPVLALCTFLVSEKHAGSQSLWKSYLNILPKSYTCPVCLEPEVIDLLPGPLKVKAEEQRARVQDLFASSRGFFSTLQPLFAESVDSVFSYRAFLWAWCTVNTRAVYLRSRRQECLSAEPDTCALAPFLDLLNHSPHVQVKAAFNEKTRCYEIRTASRCRKHQEVFICYGPHDNHRLLLEYGFVSSQNPHACVPVSGERLVKYLPPAEKQVHKKIAILKDHGFTGNLTFGWDGPSWRLLTALKLLCLEAEHFACWKKVLLGEVISDTNEKMSLGVAQKLCSDFIEETHAVLHKVSDMKEGKVSLISQLALVEALRMEELRILQASAEILSSLLAPFS
- the Setd4 gene encoding SET domain-containing protein 4 isoform X2 — protein: MQRRRGRTERVRRQRRSSGSRGVNESYRSEFIELRKWLKERKFEDTGLVPASFPGTGRGLMSKASLQEGQVIISLPESCLLTTDTVIRSSIGPYIKKWKPPVSPVLALCTFLVSEKHAGSQSLWKSYLNILPKSYTCPVCLEPEVIDLLPGPLKVKAEEQRARVQDLFASSRGFFSTLQPLFAESVDSVFSYRAFLWAWCTVNTRAVYLRSRRQECLSAEPDTCALAPFLDLLNHSPHVQVKAAFNEKTRCYEIRTASRCRKHQEVFICYGPHDNHRLLLEYGFVSSQNPHACVPVSGERLVKYLPPAEKQVHKKIAILKDHGFTGACWKKVLLGEVISDTNEKMSLGVAQKLCSDFIEETHAVLHKVSDMKEGKVSLISQLALVEALRMEELRILQASAEILSSLLAPFS
- the Setd4 gene encoding SET domain-containing protein 4 isoform X1; this translates as MQRRRGRTERVRRQRRSSGSRGVNESYRSEFIELRKWLKERKFEDTGLVPASFPGTGRGLMSKASLQEGQVIISLPESCLLTTDTVIRSSIGPYIKKWKPPVSPVLALCTFLVSEKHAGSQSLWKSYLNILPKSYTCPVCLEPEVIDLLPGPLKVKAEEQRARVQDLFASSRGFFSTLQPLFAESVDSVFSYRAFLWAWCTVNTRAVYLRSRRQECLSAEPDTCALAPFLDLLNHSPHVQVKAAFNEKTRCYEIRTASRCRKHQEVFICYGPHDNHRLLLEYGFVSSQNPHACVPVSGERLVKYLPPAEKQVHKKIAILKDHGFTGNLTFGWDGPSWRLLTALKLLCLEAEHFACWKKVLLGEVISDTNEKMSLGVAQKLCSDFIEETHAVLHKVSDMKEGKVSLISQLALVEALRMEELRILQASAEILSSLLAPFS
- the Setd4 gene encoding SET domain-containing protein 4 isoform X4, with translation MQRRRGRTERVRRQRRSSGSRGVNESYRSEFIELRKWLKERKFEDTGLVPASFPGTGRGLMSKASLQEGQVIISLPESCLLTTDTVIRSSIGPYIKKWKPPVSPVLALCTFLVSEKHAGSQSLWKSYLNILPKSYTCPVCLEPEVIDLLPGPLKVKAEEQRARVQDLFASSRGFFSTLQPLFAESVDSVFSYRAFLWAWCTVNTRAVYLRSRRQECLSAEPDTCALAPFLDLLNHSPHVQVKAAFNEKTRCYEIRTASRCRKHQEVFICYGPHDNHRLLLEYGFVSSQNPHACVPVSGERLVKYLPPAEKQVHKKIAILKDHGFTGNLTFGWDGPSWRLLTALKLLCLEAEHLFLT